The proteins below are encoded in one region of Candidatus Latescibacter sp.:
- a CDS encoding TIM barrel protein gives MANSFSRRRFFSTLSAAAAVGGFTLSYAHARPPVSWDRAKRDLKPGSTPVRLANFSLMLNPSPKESVTETVKRIRAAGYTSALTHTSLGTKNPWLTVPDSVVAELREALKTYDVTLFDAMIWANLIHPDEKTRQEALAYAAENVTAADRIGCPMVTAVTGSCDPSYYIGIHPDNWSQTTWKRSIASIRQILRDTSGCKTSLGIEACITTNIDSPRAHKRIMEDVGDPRCKVCLDPTNMMSFERYYHSTELLNECFDLLGENILGCHAKDTYILPDKMLAYITEVPPGKGVQDYETYLVRLSLMKWPRTLLIEHIREEDYAPAKAFIEETARKVGVKIQG, from the coding sequence ATGGCAAATTCATTTTCCAGGAGACGGTTTTTTTCGACACTCTCGGCTGCTGCCGCGGTGGGCGGTTTTACTCTCTCTTACGCCCATGCCAGGCCGCCGGTATCGTGGGACAGGGCCAAACGCGACCTGAAACCGGGCAGCACCCCTGTCCGGCTGGCGAATTTCTCCCTCATGCTGAACCCCAGCCCGAAGGAGAGCGTGACCGAAACGGTCAAACGAATCCGTGCGGCGGGCTATACCTCCGCGCTGACTCACACAAGCCTGGGGACAAAAAATCCCTGGCTCACGGTTCCGGATTCGGTAGTCGCCGAGCTCCGGGAAGCGCTCAAAACCTATGACGTGACTCTCTTCGATGCCATGATCTGGGCCAACCTTATCCATCCCGATGAAAAAACTCGTCAGGAGGCCCTCGCCTACGCTGCCGAGAATGTAACCGCCGCCGACCGTATCGGCTGTCCCATGGTCACCGCGGTCACCGGAAGCTGCGACCCCAGTTATTACATCGGCATTCACCCGGACAACTGGTCGCAGACAACCTGGAAAAGGTCCATCGCGAGCATCCGCCAGATTCTCCGCGACACTTCCGGATGCAAAACCTCCCTCGGAATCGAAGCCTGCATCACCACAAACATCGACAGCCCCCGGGCGCACAAGCGCATCATGGAGGATGTGGGAGACCCCCGCTGCAAGGTGTGTCTCGACCCGACCAACATGATGTCTTTCGAACGCTACTACCATTCGACGGAACTGCTCAACGAGTGTTTCGACCTTCTCGGCGAGAATATCCTCGGCTGTCACGCCAAGGACACCTACATCCTGCCCGACAAGATGCTCGCCTACATCACCGAAGTCCCTCCCGGCAAGGGCGTCCAGGATTATGAGACCTACCTGGTGCGGCTCAGCCTGATGAAATGGCCGCGCACCCTTCTCATCGAGCACATCCGGGAGGAAGATTACGCCCCGGCTAAGGCTTTTATCGAGGAAACGGCGAGGAAGGTGGGGGTGAAGATACAGGGATGA
- a CDS encoding type II toxin-antitoxin system HicB family antitoxin, protein MVDLLYSLIIESTEEPDYFGFYSPDLEGFSGIGHSVEDCIYQARWGMKEHVALLKKQGLPVPPINPDPRITIQNEKKLIIGV, encoded by the coding sequence ATGGTTGATCTGCTATATTCATTAATAATCGAATCCACTGAAGAGCCCGATTACTTTGGATTCTATTCTCCGGATTTGGAAGGCTTTTCGGGTATAGGGCATTCTGTCGAGGACTGCATCTATCAGGCCAGGTGGGGGATGAAGGAACACGTAGCTCTCTTGAAAAAACAGGGGCTTCCGGTTCCCCCGATAAATCCGGATCCAAGAATTACCATTCAAAACGAGAAAAAACTGATAATTGGTGTGTAG
- a CDS encoding type II toxin-antitoxin system HicA family toxin, whose translation MKFSELIRLLEENGFRLISQKGSIRYFGKTGWEKLIRVDYHGVKEVPTGTCHAILKAAGIEHP comes from the coding sequence GTGAAATTCAGCGAACTTATCAGGCTCTTGGAAGAGAACGGATTTCGGTTAATAAGCCAGAAAGGGTCGATTCGATACTTTGGGAAGACCGGATGGGAAAAACTGATCAGAGTTGACTATCACGGGGTGAAAGAGGTTCCAACAGGCACATGCCATGCTATCTTGAAGGCCGCGGGAATCGAACACCCTTGA
- a CDS encoding type II toxin-antitoxin system HicB family antitoxin, which yields MKIEIERETDGRWIAEVLDLPGVMAYGQSRQDAILKAQALALRVIADRLDHGEAIPELNGACMGSSR from the coding sequence ATGAAAATTGAAATCGAACGTGAAACAGACGGTCGTTGGATTGCAGAGGTTCTTGACCTGCCGGGAGTGATGGCTTACGGGCAGAGCCGTCAGGATGCCATCTTGAAAGCCCAGGCTCTGGCGCTGCGTGTCATTGCCGATCGGCTTGACCACGGCGAGGCCATACCCGAACTCAATGGCGCTTGTATGGGGAGCAGTCGCTAA